A segment of the Bdellovibrio bacteriovorus genome:
ATTTAGTCACGAATGGGCAAAATATATTTGATTCGGAGTCAATAATGAAAACAACCCTGGACGAGCTGCAAACCTTTATAACGATTGTGGACACAGGCTCTATCAGCGCCGCCGCTGAGGAGCTGAATCAAACTCCTTCCGGAATCAGCCGCACCCTGGCCCGACTGGAAAAAAAGCTGCGAGTGACGCTGCTAAGAAGAACCACACGTAAACTTGATCTGACTGCGGAGGGTGAAAGATTTCTGCAAAGCTCCCGGGAAGTCATTCAGGCCCTGGAAAACGCCGAAGAATCCGTGGGTTCCAAAAGCACTCCATCAGGGGTTCTGCGTATTGATTCAGCCTCGCCGTTTATTCTGCATTCGGTGGTGCCTTACCTGAATGAGTTCCACAAACTGTACCCGGAAGTACAGGTGGAGCTGTTTAACAGTGAACGCAATATTGACCTGATCGAAAACAGAATCGATGTCGCCATTCGAATTGGAGAACTTGCCGATTCGTCCCTTCATGCTGTCAGCCTGGGACAAAGCCGAAGACGAGTTCTGGCGAGTCCCCAGTATCTGAAAGCCTATGGCACCCCCAAAAGTGTCGAGGACCTGCAGAATCATATCCTGATTGGTTTTACCGATCCCCAAAAGCTGAACCATTGGCCGCT
Coding sequences within it:
- a CDS encoding LysR family transcriptional regulator, coding for MKTTLDELQTFITIVDTGSISAAAEELNQTPSGISRTLARLEKKLRVTLLRRTTRKLDLTAEGERFLQSSREVIQALENAEESVGSKSTPSGVLRIDSASPFILHSVVPYLNEFHKLYPEVQVELFNSERNIDLIENRIDVAIRIGELADSSLHAVSLGQSRRRVLASPQYLKAYGTPKSVEDLQNHILIGFTDPQKLNHWPLKYSGGTRYPIKAKFSASSGETILRLVKSGVGIACLGDFMTIPERESGDLVQVLPGAAVEQKEQIHAIYYKNAQLSLRADVFIKFLKGKLKKAL